ACCAACTACTGTGCATCGAAAGCAGGTATAATCGGCTTTACACGCGCACTGGCCAAGGAAGCAGCAAAATTATCGATTCCGGTAAACTGCATAGCACCGGGATATATAGATACCGAAATGACCAAAGCCATTCCTGAGAAACATCTGGAGGAGATAAGAAATATGATTCCGATGCGCAGGATGGGAAGTGCTCAGGAAGTGGCAGATCTGGTAGCATTTCTGGCTTCAGAAAAAGCCAGGTATATAACCGGGCAGGTATTTGCCATAGACGGTGGCCTGACGGCCTGAATGGGAGCAGACAATGTTCGATATACAGGAAATAATGAAAAATGTTCCTCACCGGTATCCTTTTCTTCTTATCGACAGGGTACTGGATTTTAAGGAAAACCAGTCAGTAACCGTATTAAAGAATATTTCAATAAACGAGGCTCAGTTTCAGGGACATTTTCCCTCCAAACCAGTCTTTCCGGGTGTATATATAATTGAAAATATGGCCCAGGCATCCTGCTTCCTGCTGGCTAAGTCATCAGGCGGTATTAAGGAAAACTGTGTTTACTACCTGGGCAAAGTCTCAAAAATGTCTTTCATGCAACCAGTCGTTCCAGGAGATCAACTCGTCACGACTGTGAACATTGAAAAAGTTTTCGGTGACAGTGCCGCTGTGGTGGGAAGAGCCACAGTAGATGGAAAGCTTGTAGCAAAAGGGGAAATGATGTTCGGGATGCGCAAAGAAGCCTGATTTTTCCATTCCGGAGAATGCCCTGCTTTCAGAAATAATGACATTTTATTTCACAATTGGATTTCTACAGCCTAATTAACTATATTTACCTTTCTTTATAATTTCATGTTAATGGGATAAAAGTATCAATATGTACGAAAACAGAGTCGTAATTACTGGTCTGGGCCTGGTTACCCCAATAGGTACAGGTGTAAAGAAGTTCTGGCAAGCCGCCCTGAATGGAGAAAATGGTGTCAGACCTCTCCAGATCTTTGATGCAACTGAATTCAGAACCAAAACCGGCGGTGAGGTCTTGGATTTCGATGCATCGCAGTATCTCTCAAATGAAGAGATAGAAGAGATGGGCCGTTCAAGCCAGTTTGCAGTTGCTGCGGCTAAGATGGCAATCTATGACTCAGGCATAGATCTCTCAAAGGAAAATCCTTTCAGGATCGGTATCAGCATGGGTACTACCATGGGTGAACCTCAGATTCTGGAGAAGGGAGTAAAGATAAAGTATCAGACCGGTGATGCCGGCCAGATCCCCTCCAACCTTCCAAGACAGTATCCCTGTGCATCAATACCAGCTAATATCGCAAGAGTTTTTGGAATCAAAGGCCCGCATATAATGATTCCCACTGCCTGCGCCGCGGGAAACTATGCTATAGGGTATGCCTTTGATTTAATAAAGCGAAACAAGATCGATATGGCAATCGTTGGAGGAAGTGATCCGTTCTCAGGTATCGCTTTCACAGGTTTCAACCGCCTGCTCGCTACAACACCAGACGTCTGCCGTCCTTTCGACAAAAACCGCGCAGGCATGGCAGTCAGTGAGGGATCGGGTGTGCTGTTTCTGGAGCGGCTTGACAAAGCTATAGCACGCGGAGCAGAAATATACGCTGAAATTATCGGTTGTGGTCTGGGTTGTGATGCCTTCAAGATGACAATACCTGACCCCACCGGAAGCGGCGGGATTCTGGCCCTGAATCGCTCGATCAAATACTCCGGGATCACCCCGAACGATATAGATTATATCTGTGCACACGGAACCGGTACCGGCGAGAACGATAAATCCGAAACACTTATAGTTAAATCGGTTCTGGGCGAGAAGGCCCGCACTACTCCTATGTCATCACTGAAATCCATGTTAGGCCATACCATGGGTGCTGCCTCAGCCATAGAAGCTGCAGCATGCGCCCTGATGATAAAGCATGGGATTGCCTTACCGACAATAAATTATTCCGAACCAGACCCGGAATGTGATCTCGATTATATACCTAATCAGGCCCGTCCGATGAAACTTGAAACAGTGGTTTCCAATGCTTATGCATTTGCGGGCAATACTTCCTCAATTGTTCTCAGAAAATTCAAAGGGTAAGATTCAAAGAATGCGATCCAGACCAATTGTAATAACCGAAGTCGGAACTATAAGTGCGCTGGGAATAGGATTCAGCAATGCCTCTTCATCTCTCAGCCAGCCGCCCCGTAAATCCTCTGTAAAGGATTTTGAATTTCATCAATTCAGCAGTGAGGTTCCCTGTTACGCGGTTCGTGATTTCGATCCAGTAGAGGTACTTGGAAAAAAAGGCCTTCGTAACAAGGATAACTCCACTAAATTCCTTCTTGGGACATTCGATACTGGGCTGAAATCGGTGATGGAGAGTACAGACGAGGAGAGTCGCCCTGGAATCTGTATCGGAACTGCTTTTGGCAGTGTACAGAGCATAGGAGATTTTCTCAGTGATTCGATTGTAAACGGTGTAAATAATGTCAATCCTCAGGCTTTTGCCAACACAGTGATAAATTCCCCCACAGGAAATGCCAACATCCGCTATACGTCCCGAAATCTCAGTGCAACCATTTCCACTGGTTTCAACTCCGGCCTGGATGCACTCATCTATGCCTGCGACCATATCGGGATGGGATATCTGGACAGAATAGCTGCCGGTGGTCTGGAAGAGATAAGCTACTATAGTCTTCTTGGATTTGAAAGAACAGGTATTCTCTCCAAATCAGGAGACTTGAGAGCTTTCGCATTAGACAGCGATGGCGTTGTGGCTGGTGAGGGGTGCGCCGTGTTTCTTCTGGAAACAGAGGAATCCGCAAAGGCAAGAGGTGCTTCTATTCTGGGTGAAATAGCCGGAGTCGGCAGTGCTTTCAACCCTGATGCCAGAAAGGGTTCATCCGGAACAGACGCGGCAGTACACGCAATAAAAGCAGCCTGCGACGAGGCTGGAATAGATCCTGACGCTATTGACTTTATTGCTTCAGCAGCCAGCGGCAACAGGCTGAGCGATCAATTTGAAGCGGATGCAATCACAACCGTGTTCGGAACGAATAAACCGGTAACCGCATACAAGATGTTTACAGGCGAATGCTACGGGGCATCAGGTGCACTTAATACAATGTGTGCACTTTCTGATCTCAGAAATTCCCGCATCAGTGGAACCGGACCAACTTACAATACCATCGGTAACATCCCGCTGGTATTCGACACAGTACAAAAAGAAAGCACTTATGCTCTGGTCACGTCATTTTCATGTGACGGGAACTGTGGCGCACTGGTGCTTAAAAATGTTAAGTAACTCTGCAGCCGGATATTTATTTTAAACATAAACAATAAAAAACCTCGATCCAGTGAGGAGACTTTCGCATGAATAAAGAAGAAATCAAAAGCACTATTCGCGAACTCATTACAGACATCGCAGAAGATATGGATATTGACGAATCTTCGATTACCGATGATGCCAGTTTTATTGAAGATATGGGACTGGATTCAATGGCATTGCTGGAAGTGCTGGCTACCATGGAGAAAAAATTCGGTGTTTCAATACCGGAATCCGAATTCCCCAATATCACTTCTATCAACAAGTGTGTAACAACTGTTGAAAAATACCTCTCCCAGAAGAACTGACAGTAAAGATCTGAGGCGGTCACTTTACTGTGACCGTCTTTTCCCCCTTTTATAACCATTCCGGATACACACTTCTCTTAAAACCGTTTCCTTTATACCAATAGTACAACATCAAAATTCTGTTTTTCAAACTACACAGCCGAAGAGGTTTGTAAATGCTTGTTTTCCGGCTCTATCCTGCCCCAGTTTATTGTGAGCAGAATTTACTGACTTCGGGGAAAAAAAAATAGTACTGCATTATAGATTGGCCATGGATTCCAGACGGATTCTGATGTATTTTATGGTAATTGATCTTTTCTGATCGGGTTCTTGACAGCCTCATCGACCTGATCCGCAAAACACTCGCGACAATTACCGTTCTCCAACGCATTGGCGCTGATCTAATATCGGGAAACGGGATTTCTATTCTCCTTTGGAATCTGCGGAGGATTTTTGGATAGAGATTTTGATGTAATTATACTCGGGTCCGGAATCGGAGGACTCACCTGCGGCGCATTTCTGGCATCCAGTGGAATGAGAGTTCTTGTTCTGGAAAAACACACCCGTATCGGGGGTTACACACATTGCTTCAAGCGCAGGCAATTCAGATTCGAATCAGCGGTACATTCGATTCCTGCAGGCCCGAACGGTTTTATCATGCATCTGCTGAAACAGCTTGGCATCGATAACCGCATTATCACAGAAGAACACAAAACTATGTACCATTCACAGTGGAATGGATTTTCCTATTCTGTTCCTGTCTGGTACGATCAGATCATTGAGAAACTATCAGAGGATTTTCCGCATCAGAAATCCAACCTGATGAAACTTTTTGGTGAGATGAGGTCCTTTTATGATGCTTTTCTGGGACCTCTCTGGCAGGGATCTCTGGAAGAAACACCTGAATACCATTCATTTGTATCTGCTCATCAGAACCAAAATTTCAAAGATTACATTAAATCTTTTATTAATGATGAGAATCTTCAGAGGGTAATTTATTCTCAGTGGCCATTTGGCGGCACTCCCCCATCCAGCGCTCCAGTAGCGTTTTATGTTTTGATGTTTATAGTGCACGCGATGGAAGGTTCTCATTCCATTAAGGGTGGATTCGATAACCTGGCTTCAGCCCTCGCATCTGTTATTACATCCAATGGTGGTGAGGTACGTACCAGGGCAGAAGTAGTATCTCTGAAAGCGGAAGGAGGCAGTGCGAATTCCGTCACCCTTGATAGTGGAGAGACCTTTTCTGCAGACAATTTTGTCTCAAATATCAGTCCTTATATACTTCACAACGAAATCATCGGTCCTGAATCCCGAAGCAGAATATGGCTGCGCAGGTTAGGTAACCTCAATCCGTCTGTATCCTGTGTCGCCGTTTATCTTGGACTTGACACCCCGTCTTTCAATATGGTTCCACATAATGTCTTCAACTGGTTTGACGGCAGTGATGAGTCGGTGTATGAACGGATACAGAACTGTGATCTTCAAACAATCGATCATTTAATCTTTCTGCGTCCTTCGGATTCCGAGGATGACAAGACCCTGACCATTCTCAACTTTGTCAAAAAGTCAGCCTCAGATAACTGGAAAAGCGAAAAGATTCTGCATGCAGAAAGGATTATGACAAAAGCAGAAAGCATCATTCCGGGATTGAGGGGACATGTAAGCCTTATGGAAACAGGTTCTCCATCAACCTTTGAGCGCTACACAGGGAACACCGGAGGCGCTCTCTATGGTTTTGAAAACACATCGCATATTTACGGTGAAGCTAAACTTCCCATTAAAACACATCTTTCCAACCTCTTTCAGACAGGGCACTGGGGAAAACCGGGCGGCGGTATCTGGAATACTATGTATAACGGCTATACCACAGCACTTACAATGCTGACAAGCATTGAAAACAGAACGGCAATAAAGTCCGCCAAATCATCCTGAGAACGGTTGATCTCTTAACTGTACTCCATTTAAATGCGCGACATAGTATTTTGTAATTGTCCACATGTTCGGACAAAGGTAAGCTATATATTTATAGAAATAAACCTCTCTGAGGAGTTGAAAAGAAAATGAACCCTGTGAAAAAGTCAACCAAACTCGACAATGTGCTTTACGATATAAGAGGTCCGGTTCTTGATGAGGCAAAACGTCTTGAAGAAGAAGGATATCAGGTACTAAAACTCAATACCGGCAATCCTGCTCCCTTTGGATTGTTCGCTCCCGATGAGATTCTTCATGACATGGTTATAAACCTCAGCACAACCCAGGGTTATAGTGATTCAAAGGGAATGTTTCCGGCGCGTAAAGCGATAATGCAGTATTGTCAGCAGAAAAACATTGCCGGTGTGGAAACCGAGGACATTTTCATCGGAAATGGGGCCAGTGAGGTAATAGTTATGGCCATGCAGGCGTTGCTCAATACCGGTGATGAAATTCTGGTTCCCTCTCCGGATTATCCTCTATGGACTGCGGCCGTCAACCTTTCCGGAGGCACCGCGGTTCACTATGTCTGTGATGAGCAGTCATCCTGGTGTCCGGATATAGAGGATATAAAGAAGAAGGTCAATTCAAACACCCGGGGAATCGTGGTGATAAATCCCAACAATCCCACAGGTGCGCTCTATCCGGTGGAAATCCTGGAACAGATAATTGAAATTGCCCGTCAGAATGATCTTATAGTCTTTTCCGATGAGATTTATGACAAGATTACCTATGACGGAGCAGTTCACACATCTACTGCTTCCCTTGCCGACGATGTATTGTTTATCACAATCAATGGACTTTCTAAAACATATAGAGTAGCAGGGTTCAGGGTTGGATGGATGGTGGTAAGCGGAAGAAAGAGTGTTGCCAGAGATTACATTGAAGGACTGACGATGCTTGCCTCGATGCGCCTGTGCAGCAACGTTCCAGGACAATCGATAATCCAGACCGCACTGGGAGGTTACCAGAGCATCTATGATTTGACAAAGGAAGGGGGCAGACTCAAAGAACAGCGGGATATCTGCTATTCGATGGTAAACCAGATAGAAGGGCTTAGCTGCGTGAAACCGCAGGCGGCTTTCTATCTTTTCCCAAAAATTGACATAAAGAAGTTTAATATAACAAGTGATGAAAAATTCGTGCTGGACTTCCTGCGCAGTGAGAGGATCCTTTTAGTGCACGGGACAGGTTTTAACTGGTCCGATCCTGATCATTTCCGTATTGTCTTTCTGCCCACTGCCGAGGAACTGAAAGACGCGATGTTAAAGCTCAGGAAATTCCTGTCCGGTTACAGACAAGAGTGACAGGGTTTCCTGTTCAATCGATCAGGAACAGGGTAGTTTATGAAACTTTTCTGTTCTTTGTGCGTTTATGCCCTGAGAATTAGAAGAACGACTCTGTTCCTGATTATGATTCCAATGGTTCTCTATTCTGATGACTTCCTCTCTCAGCAGAGAAATTATACCCGCTTCAGATCCTCAGAAACGGAAAAATTAAAGACAGTCGAAAAGCTCTTTTCCGACAAAGGACTTTCCTTTACACAATCAAAGATCTTCCTGAGAGCTTTTAAAAGAGAAGCTCAGCTCGAGTTGTGGGCTGCCAAAAGGGACTCAGATGATTTTGTTCTGTTAAAGACATATCAGATCTGTCAAAGTTCGGGTGACCTGGGTCCTAAAAGGATGCAGGGTGATTATCAGGTTCCTGAGGGCTTGTACATTATCGACAGGTTTAATCCTTCAAGCAGTTTTTACCTTTCTCTGGGGATCAACTATCCCAATAAATCCGACAGAATTCTCGGAGTGGCAGGAAAACTGGGCGGAGATATCTTTATACATGGGAGTTGTGTCACAATCGGGTGTTTGCCGATTGAGGATGAATATATAAAGGAATTATATCTGATTTGTGCTTATGCCAGAAATTATGGTCAGAAGATGATCGAAGTTCATATATTTCCTGCCAGAATGAATGAAGAGGGGATGAAGTTTTTAAGAAACAGGTATAATGTTTACAGGGAGACTATTGGATTCTGGGAAAATCTTAAGCAGTTTTATGATTATTTTGAGAAACAGCATCGAGTCCCGGTTCATTCAGTCGCACCGGATGGAAAATATGTTTTAAAGAGTCCGGATTGAGGAACGGCAGGTGGAATATCTATTCTCAATAGAGAACAGTAATACGGCCTCACAGCCGTGTAATAACTTGCGTTCAAACGCTTTCTTTATTATGTTAAAACCAGTATTCATCATGGATCTTCAGGATTGAAGAGCCGGAAGATGAAAATACGGGACGAATTAATTGTTGCCGGTTAAACGTGTAAAAAATGGTTGTACAAATCTTTTTCGCACCATTTCAGCCCATTTCTACACTATCTACATTAAGCGGTTTACCTGATCATTTTACGGAAAACAACCCGAAGGAATAAAGGCATGCTTGATTTTTTTACGATTCAGACAACTACTGCAAATCCAACGCTGATAAGCACCCTCTATACTGTTCTTCTTTCATTTGTCCTCTCATCACTTATCGCCATCACCTATGAAAAAACCTATTGTGGTCTTTCATATTCACGAAACTATGTTCAATCTCTGATACTGGTATCAATAGTTGGCGGAATGATTATGCAATCTCTGGGAGATAATCCTCTGCGCGGACTCGGCATAATGGGGGCATTGGCGATAATCAGATTCAGAACGGTGTTTAAAGACCCCCGTGATATCATTTTCATGTTTGCAGCAGTTGCTTCCGGAATTGCCTGCGGTGTATTTGGATACGGTATAGCGATCATAGGGACTCTGGGTTTCTGCGGTGCTGCCGTTGTACTGTATTATTCTCCATTCGGCAAAACCCGGTATTTTGACGGGATGTTGCGATTCAATATTGACAGCAATGCCGAAAATCATGCTCATCTGGAAGGAATCATGAAAAATTACTGCAGGCATTTCGCTCTGGTCAGTCTTAGAGAGATGGCCCAGGGGGAACGAATCGACTATGCCTATCATGTCAAGCTGAAAAAAAACCTGACCAAAGAAAATTTCATCACTGAAATCAGAAAACTATCATCAATCAAAGATGTGAACTTGTTATTGCAGGAAACCACTGTTGAATTGTAAAGGTACCCCATGAAAATCCTCTATACAGCGCTTTTATGTGCACTTGCCGCCCTTACTGTAATTTCCATCAATCTGCGGAGTGATCTGGAGAGCTTTCATGGAATAGCTGATACAAAGGAAATGGTAATCAGAGCTGAATTCGGGGTTGAGATTAAAAAGATGAGGATCACTCCCGGTCAGAGGGTATTTACCGGTGATACCCTGGTGGAGATGCGCAGTCCTGAAATCGAACTGAAGATCAGCGAGTATACTCATCTTGTAAACGAAATGAGAACCCGCAGTAAAACTCAGGCGAACCTTTCAAAAGCCGAAATGAAGGCGTTGAAAAGCGAACAGGAAGCAAGAATTATCGAGATCCGCTCAGAACTCCAGCAGCTTGAGTCACAGTACGCCATAAACCGGGAGCTTATCCAGAAGTTGCGCAGTGTTAGAGATAACGACTCAACATCAATAGCAGTCAGTACCAACAATCCTACTCTGATAAGGATTCAGAACCTTAAGGAGGAACTTGCCAGGTTAGACAGGTCAACCGCTATAATGGATGAGAACCTCCGCAGCCAGATCTCTCACGGGGTCGATCCGTTAAAGGATCAACTGGAACAGTACTCTGACCAACTAC
Above is a genomic segment from Fibrobacter sp. containing:
- a CDS encoding DUF4956 domain-containing protein, with product MLDFFTIQTTTANPTLISTLYTVLLSFVLSSLIAITYEKTYCGLSYSRNYVQSLILVSIVGGMIMQSLGDNPLRGLGIMGALAIIRFRTVFKDPRDIIFMFAAVASGIACGVFGYGIAIIGTLGFCGAAVVLYYSPFGKTRYFDGMLRFNIDSNAENHAHLEGIMKNYCRHFALVSLREMAQGERIDYAYHVKLKKNLTKENFITEIRKLSSIKDVNLLLQETTVEL
- a CDS encoding acyl carrier protein codes for the protein MNKEEIKSTIRELITDIAEDMDIDESSITDDASFIEDMGLDSMALLEVLATMEKKFGVSIPESEFPNITSINKCVTTVEKYLSQKN
- the fabZ gene encoding 3-hydroxyacyl-ACP dehydratase FabZ translates to MFDIQEIMKNVPHRYPFLLIDRVLDFKENQSVTVLKNISINEAQFQGHFPSKPVFPGVYIIENMAQASCFLLAKSSGGIKENCVYYLGKVSKMSFMQPVVPGDQLVTTVNIEKVFGDSAAVVGRATVDGKLVAKGEMMFGMRKEA
- a CDS encoding NAD(P)/FAD-dependent oxidoreductase; the protein is MDRDFDVIILGSGIGGLTCGAFLASSGMRVLVLEKHTRIGGYTHCFKRRQFRFESAVHSIPAGPNGFIMHLLKQLGIDNRIITEEHKTMYHSQWNGFSYSVPVWYDQIIEKLSEDFPHQKSNLMKLFGEMRSFYDAFLGPLWQGSLEETPEYHSFVSAHQNQNFKDYIKSFINDENLQRVIYSQWPFGGTPPSSAPVAFYVLMFIVHAMEGSHSIKGGFDNLASALASVITSNGGEVRTRAEVVSLKAEGGSANSVTLDSGETFSADNFVSNISPYILHNEIIGPESRSRIWLRRLGNLNPSVSCVAVYLGLDTPSFNMVPHNVFNWFDGSDESVYERIQNCDLQTIDHLIFLRPSDSEDDKTLTILNFVKKSASDNWKSEKILHAERIMTKAESIIPGLRGHVSLMETGSPSTFERYTGNTGGALYGFENTSHIYGEAKLPIKTHLSNLFQTGHWGKPGGGIWNTMYNGYTTALTMLTSIENRTAIKSAKSS
- a CDS encoding pyridoxal phosphate-dependent aminotransferase produces the protein MNPVKKSTKLDNVLYDIRGPVLDEAKRLEEEGYQVLKLNTGNPAPFGLFAPDEILHDMVINLSTTQGYSDSKGMFPARKAIMQYCQQKNIAGVETEDIFIGNGASEVIVMAMQALLNTGDEILVPSPDYPLWTAAVNLSGGTAVHYVCDEQSSWCPDIEDIKKKVNSNTRGIVVINPNNPTGALYPVEILEQIIEIARQNDLIVFSDEIYDKITYDGAVHTSTASLADDVLFITINGLSKTYRVAGFRVGWMVVSGRKSVARDYIEGLTMLASMRLCSNVPGQSIIQTALGGYQSIYDLTKEGGRLKEQRDICYSMVNQIEGLSCVKPQAAFYLFPKIDIKKFNITSDEKFVLDFLRSERILLVHGTGFNWSDPDHFRIVFLPTAEELKDAMLKLRKFLSGYRQE
- a CDS encoding beta-ketoacyl-[acyl-carrier-protein] synthase family protein, which produces MYENRVVITGLGLVTPIGTGVKKFWQAALNGENGVRPLQIFDATEFRTKTGGEVLDFDASQYLSNEEIEEMGRSSQFAVAAAKMAIYDSGIDLSKENPFRIGISMGTTMGEPQILEKGVKIKYQTGDAGQIPSNLPRQYPCASIPANIARVFGIKGPHIMIPTACAAGNYAIGYAFDLIKRNKIDMAIVGGSDPFSGIAFTGFNRLLATTPDVCRPFDKNRAGMAVSEGSGVLFLERLDKAIARGAEIYAEIIGCGLGCDAFKMTIPDPTGSGGILALNRSIKYSGITPNDIDYICAHGTGTGENDKSETLIVKSVLGEKARTTPMSSLKSMLGHTMGAASAIEAAACALMIKHGIALPTINYSEPDPECDLDYIPNQARPMKLETVVSNAYAFAGNTSSIVLRKFKG